A part of Acidimicrobiales bacterium genomic DNA contains:
- a CDS encoding enoyl-CoA hydratase, with translation MPTSTRPRRRPVSDVVLYEQRGAVALLTLNRPQRLNAWTDELGRRYFDLLDRAADDPEVRVIVVTGAGRGFCAGADMELLQEIGAAGAGAGAGAGEVARDQRSQLHTLSIPKPVIAAINGACAGLGLVQALMCDLRFAAEGAKLTTAFSRRGLVAEHGVSWVLPRLVGPARALDLLLSGRVFLAEEAYELGVVNQVLAPGDLLAGALAYADDLALNCSPASMAAMKHQVYAHLEAGSAAALEESTRLMVGSFGAPDFAEGVASFLEKRPPAFPPLQRG, from the coding sequence GTGCCGACGTCGACGCGACCCCGGAGGAGACCAGTGAGTGACGTGGTCCTGTACGAGCAGCGGGGCGCGGTGGCGCTCCTCACCCTGAACCGCCCCCAGCGGCTCAACGCCTGGACCGACGAGCTGGGCCGGCGGTACTTCGACCTGCTCGACCGGGCCGCCGACGACCCCGAGGTGCGGGTGATCGTGGTGACCGGGGCCGGCCGCGGCTTCTGTGCCGGCGCCGACATGGAGCTGCTGCAGGAGATCGGCGCGGCAGGGGCCGGGGCCGGGGCCGGGGCCGGCGAGGTCGCCCGCGACCAGCGCTCCCAGCTCCACACCCTGAGCATCCCGAAGCCGGTCATCGCCGCGATCAACGGGGCCTGCGCGGGGCTGGGGCTGGTGCAGGCCCTCATGTGCGACCTGCGGTTCGCGGCCGAGGGAGCGAAGCTCACCACCGCCTTCTCCCGGCGCGGGCTGGTCGCCGAGCACGGCGTGTCGTGGGTGCTGCCCCGGCTCGTCGGCCCGGCGCGTGCCCTCGACCTGCTGCTGTCGGGCCGGGTCTTCCTCGCCGAGGAGGCCTACGAGCTCGGGGTGGTCAACCAGGTGCTGGCGCCGGGGGACCTGCTCGCCGGCGCCCTCGCGTACGCCGACGATCTGGCCCTCAACTGCTCGCCCGCTTCGATGGCGGCGATGAAGCACCAGGTGTACGCGCACCTGGAGGCGGGCTCGGCCGCCGCCCTCGAGGAGTCGACCCGGCTCATGGTCGGGTCGTTCGGCGCCCCCGACTTCGCCGAGGGCGTTGCCAGCTTCCTCG
- a CDS encoding prolipoprotein diacylglyceryl transferase, giving the protein MIPVLAGAGSWLASIPSPGSNAIHLGPLQLRAYGVMIALGVLAAAWLANRRWIERGGAEGDIANLALWAVPAGVVGARLYHVITDYQRFTDDPIRALYIWEGGLGIPGGIALGAAAGVWVAHRRHLPLGPLADAIAPALPLAQAIGRLGNWFNQELFGRPTTLPWGLEIDPDRWPAGYVGPGTFHPAFLYEVLWNLALVGLLLWVDRRRWLPRGYLFALYVGGYALGRLWIERLRIDPANEILGLRVNEVVMGVLLVGSVAFLVFGLVRHRGEPREAIAGQVSAVPPGADVDATPEETSE; this is encoded by the coding sequence GTGATCCCCGTGCTGGCCGGGGCGGGGTCGTGGCTCGCCTCGATCCCGAGCCCCGGCTCGAACGCCATCCACCTGGGCCCGCTCCAGCTGCGGGCCTACGGGGTGATGATCGCGCTGGGCGTCCTCGCCGCTGCGTGGCTGGCGAACCGCCGGTGGATCGAGCGCGGCGGGGCCGAGGGCGACATCGCGAACCTGGCCCTCTGGGCCGTCCCGGCCGGCGTGGTCGGCGCGCGGCTCTACCACGTGATCACCGACTACCAGCGCTTCACCGACGATCCGATCCGGGCCCTGTACATCTGGGAGGGCGGCCTCGGCATCCCCGGGGGGATCGCGCTGGGTGCAGCCGCCGGCGTGTGGGTCGCCCACCGTCGCCACCTCCCGCTCGGCCCGCTGGCCGACGCCATCGCGCCGGCCCTGCCGCTGGCCCAGGCGATCGGCCGGCTCGGGAACTGGTTCAACCAGGAGCTCTTCGGCCGCCCCACGACGTTGCCGTGGGGCCTCGAGATCGATCCCGACCGCTGGCCGGCCGGCTACGTCGGCCCCGGCACGTTCCACCCCGCGTTCCTGTACGAGGTGCTGTGGAACCTGGCCCTCGTCGGGCTGCTGCTCTGGGTCGACCGCAGGCGGTGGCTGCCCCGCGGCTACCTGTTCGCCCTGTACGTCGGCGGCTACGCCCTCGGCCGCCTGTGGATCGAGCGGCTCCGCATCGACCCGGCCAACGAGATCCTCGGGCTGCGCGTCAACGAGGTGGTCATGGGGGTGCTGCTGGTCGGCTCGGTCGCGTTCTTGGTGTTCGGCCTGGTGCGCCACCGGGGAGAGCCCCGGGAGGCGATCGCCGGCCAGGTCTCGGCGGTGCCGCCCGGTGCCGACGTCGACGCGACCCCGGAGGAGACCAGTGAGTGA
- a CDS encoding alpha/beta fold hydrolase — protein MTPRPLPGAEPLSAPGGPHGALVLHGFTGCPHSMRGLAEAFAAAGFAVELPLLPGHGTSVNDMLETSWADWSAAAEAAYLDLAARCDRVVVAGLSMGGTLTCWLATRHPEIAGIVCINAAAEKPDEHFKEIVQGMLDQGLAVMPGIGSDIADPDVRELAYEETPLAPLLSLFAAFDDLGPRLGGITCPALVMTSPQDHVVPPTSSDLLAASVGGPVERVTLERSYHVATLDHDRALIEEAAVSFAHRVVGAP, from the coding sequence ATGACGCCCCGACCCCTGCCCGGCGCCGAGCCCCTGTCGGCTCCCGGCGGCCCCCACGGCGCGCTCGTGCTGCACGGCTTCACGGGCTGCCCCCACTCCATGCGCGGCCTGGCCGAGGCCTTCGCAGCCGCCGGCTTCGCGGTCGAGCTCCCCCTGCTCCCGGGGCACGGCACGTCGGTCAACGACATGCTCGAGACGAGCTGGGCCGACTGGTCGGCCGCGGCCGAGGCCGCCTACCTCGACCTGGCCGCTCGCTGCGACCGGGTGGTCGTCGCCGGGCTGTCGATGGGGGGCACGCTCACCTGCTGGCTGGCGACGCGCCACCCCGAGATCGCAGGGATCGTCTGCATCAACGCCGCGGCCGAGAAGCCCGACGAGCACTTCAAGGAGATCGTGCAGGGCATGCTCGATCAGGGCCTCGCGGTGATGCCGGGCATCGGCTCCGACATCGCCGATCCCGACGTGCGCGAGCTCGCCTACGAGGAGACGCCGCTCGCGCCCCTCCTGTCGCTCTTCGCCGCCTTCGACGACCTCGGCCCCCGGCTCGGGGGCATCACCTGCCCGGCGCTGGTCATGACGAGCCCGCAGGACCACGTCGTGCCGCCCACCTCGAGCGATCTGCTGGCTGCGTCGGTCGGCGGGCCGGTCGAGCGGGTCACGCTCGAGCGCAGCTACCACGTGGCCACGCTCGACCACGACCGGGCCCTCATCGAGGAGGCGGCGGTGTCCTTCGCCCACCGGGTCGTCGGCGCGCCGTGA
- a CDS encoding 4Fe-4S binding protein encodes MSECISCDTCLRHCPPQFGAIFNHGIDVIIVPELCSGCGKCLDPCPVDCIYEDPDWTPAAEGWWLEPLGPNDPYVRR; translated from the coding sequence ATGTCGGAGTGCATCAGCTGCGACACGTGCCTGCGGCACTGCCCGCCGCAGTTCGGCGCCATCTTCAACCACGGGATCGACGTGATCATCGTGCCCGAGCTGTGCTCGGGCTGCGGCAAGTGCCTCGACCCCTGCCCCGTCGACTGCATCTACGAGGACCCCGACTGGACGCCGGCCGCCGAGGGCTGGTGGCTGGAGCCGCTCGGTCCGAACGACCCGTACGTCCGGCGCTGA
- a CDS encoding SCP2 sterol-binding domain-containing protein, protein MTKHRFLSEEWMEEAQRIREEYRGKTKPMAHSVKMNQIITEVPFSGEHTTIEIHMDSSSGEMEMGLGHLDTPDVTVTVDYATAKAIFVDQNPQAGMQAFMSGKIKVQGDMTKLMAMQAGGPDPVAHELAAKIKDMTSDE, encoded by the coding sequence GTGACGAAGCACAGATTCCTGAGCGAGGAGTGGATGGAGGAGGCCCAGCGGATCCGCGAGGAGTACCGCGGGAAGACCAAGCCCATGGCCCACTCGGTGAAGATGAACCAGATCATCACCGAGGTGCCCTTCAGTGGCGAGCACACCACCATCGAGATCCACATGGACAGCTCGTCGGGCGAGATGGAGATGGGCCTCGGCCACCTCGACACCCCCGACGTCACCGTGACGGTCGACTACGCCACCGCCAAGGCGATCTTCGTCGACCAGAACCCGCAGGCCGGGATGCAGGCGTTCATGTCGGGCAAGATCAAGGTGCAGGGAGACATGACGAAGCTGATGGCCATGCAGGCCGGCGGGCCCGACCCCGTCGCCCACGAGCTGGCCGCGAAGATCAAGGACATGACCTCCGACGAGTGA